A genomic window from Candidatus Zixiibacteriota bacterium includes:
- a CDS encoding pyridoxal phosphate-dependent aminotransferase produces the protein MQFSDAIGRMTGEGAFEVLAKCKQMEVEGRKIIHLQIGEPDFDTPQNICEAAIRAIKNGQTHYSPSAGVIEARKVAAEYMARTRNIDIGPEHLVVMPGVKPVIFTCMMATINPGDEVIVPNPGYPTYESVSNFIGAKPVSMHLRMEKDFRFDIDELKELVNPKTSMLVINSPQNPTGGILTKGDLQTIYELAEEYDFWILADEIYSRIIYDVAFESVGSIPGALKRSILIDGMSKTYAMTGWRLGFAVVPEKLAEYLFTFAINNFSCTNTFAQAGIIEGLTGPQDDVEKMMVQFRRRREAIVNGLNAIDGVSCLMPQGAFYVFPNITGTGFTAQVLADRLLDDCGVACLPGTCFGEYGEGFLRFSYANSVENIQEALRLMDGLLAKMRA, from the coding sequence ATGCAATTTAGTGATGCCATAGGACGTATGACCGGAGAAGGCGCGTTTGAAGTGCTGGCCAAGTGCAAACAGATGGAGGTAGAAGGCCGCAAGATTATTCATCTCCAGATCGGCGAGCCAGATTTTGACACTCCTCAGAATATCTGTGAAGCTGCTATCAGGGCAATTAAGAATGGCCAGACCCACTACAGCCCGTCGGCCGGAGTTATTGAGGCACGAAAAGTAGCTGCCGAGTATATGGCCCGAACACGCAATATTGATATCGGTCCTGAGCATCTGGTAGTAATGCCCGGTGTCAAGCCGGTCATATTCACTTGCATGATGGCTACAATCAATCCCGGCGACGAAGTCATTGTCCCCAATCCGGGCTACCCCACCTACGAGTCAGTCTCAAACTTCATCGGTGCCAAACCGGTTTCAATGCATCTTCGTATGGAGAAAGACTTCCGGTTTGATATTGACGAACTCAAGGAACTGGTGAACCCCAAAACTAGCATGTTGGTTATCAATTCACCTCAGAATCCGACTGGCGGTATCCTGACAAAGGGAGACCTTCAAACTATCTACGAGTTGGCTGAAGAATATGATTTTTGGATTCTGGCTGACGAAATATACTCGCGCATTATCTACGACGTGGCCTTTGAGTCTGTCGGCTCTATCCCGGGGGCGTTGAAACGATCGATACTCATCGACGGCATGTCAAAAACATACGCGATGACCGGCTGGCGATTGGGGTTTGCAGTCGTTCCCGAAAAACTAGCGGAATACCTGTTCACCTTTGCAATCAATAACTTCTCCTGCACGAACACATTTGCTCAAGCTGGAATTATCGAAGGTTTGACCGGTCCGCAGGATGACGTGGAAAAAATGATGGTTCAGTTCCGGCGTCGCCGCGAGGCAATTGTCAATGGGTTGAACGCGATTGACGGCGTTTCGTGCCTGATGCCACAGGGTGCTTTCTATGTTTTCCCGAACATCACTGGCACCGGCTTCACGGCTCAAGTATTAGCCGACCGATTGCTTGACGATTGCGGTGTGGCCTGTTTGCCTGGAACATGTTTCGGTGAGTATGGCGAGGGATTTCTACGATTCTCATACGCCAATTCAGTTGAGAATATCCAGGAGGCATTACGCCTGATGGACGGACTTCTGGCGAAGATGCGGGCTTAG
- a CDS encoding DUF503 domain-containing protein has product MVTVVTKIHLDLPMVQSLKEKRRILKSLITRVRNSFNVSVAEVDENDSHRTAVLGMAVVANNSAFADQVTAKVINKIDGFHDVVLADYRTESY; this is encoded by the coding sequence TTGGTAACGGTCGTAACGAAGATTCATCTGGATCTGCCTATGGTTCAGTCTCTCAAGGAGAAACGGCGTATTCTGAAGTCCCTGATCACTAGGGTTCGTAATTCCTTCAACGTTTCGGTAGCCGAAGTTGACGAGAATGATTCCCACCGAACGGCGGTACTTGGAATGGCAGTCGTTGCCAATAATAGTGCCTTTGCAGATCAAGTCACTGCGAAGGTCATAAACAAGATTGATGGTTTCCATGATGTAGTCCTTGCTGACTACCGGACGGAGTCGTATTAG
- the infB gene encoding translation initiation factor IF-2, which translates to MVPEKKKKRIYELAKDYKISSNAMLSVLRDLKFGPKSHMSIATTPMVAAVKKKFEESKKEAKKEMQQRTKSIAAKPSPTAVSTRIGGIKVNDAKSSVAGIMRKIEKKKKRKDRRKRKGRHTVDRAAVAKTFKSTMANLRGTKQKRHFPKGGGDSTDDAAPTNVIEVTEFMSVAELARLMDRKAAELIAKLFELGMMATINQRLDLDTTEMIAAEFGFEIKQMAEAGDVAREDEQEANMVHRAPVVTIMGHVDHGKTSLLDYVRHTNVVAGEAGAITQHIGAYEIDFDGNGITFLDTPGHEAFTAMRARGTQITDIIVLIVAADDGVQPQTVEAIDHARAASVPIIVAINKIDKPNADLDQVRTQLANHNLISEEWGGKTIMVEISAKVGTGVDDLLKMILLQAEMMDLEADPEIRGQGVIVDSRLEKGRGPVATVLIQKGTCKVTDSIVAGVFSGHIRTITDDKNQSVKSVGPSRPAQITGLGGVPQAGDSFMVVASAQEAKEISIKRAQIKREHDARRAHGRMTLDKVFDRIKEGQIKELRLIIKGDVDGSVEVLADTLGKIATDEVKTNIIHMAVGAVTESDVLLATASDAVIIGFQVGPDVRAREAAKKEKVDVRRYEVIYEAEQDVRKALEGMLAPTISENFVGSAEVRDLFKVPKIGTIAGCYITTGRVQRKDKCRLVRDGKSIYTGQLSSLKRFKDDAREVKESFECGIGLENYNDLKVGDTLEFFELIEEARTLDSIE; encoded by the coding sequence ATGGTGCCTGAGAAGAAGAAGAAACGCATTTACGAGTTGGCAAAGGATTACAAGATATCATCCAATGCGATGTTGTCTGTGCTCCGCGACCTTAAATTTGGACCGAAGTCGCATATGTCGATAGCCACGACCCCTATGGTGGCAGCCGTCAAAAAGAAATTCGAGGAGTCCAAGAAGGAAGCCAAGAAGGAAATGCAGCAGCGGACGAAGTCAATCGCCGCAAAACCTTCTCCGACGGCCGTATCAACCAGAATCGGTGGCATCAAAGTCAACGATGCAAAATCCTCGGTTGCCGGTATCATGCGCAAAATCGAGAAAAAGAAAAAGCGCAAGGACCGCCGCAAACGCAAAGGCCGTCACACTGTCGATCGGGCCGCAGTTGCTAAGACCTTCAAATCAACGATGGCCAATCTTCGCGGCACCAAACAAAAAAGACATTTCCCCAAGGGTGGTGGAGATTCCACCGATGATGCGGCACCAACCAACGTAATCGAAGTAACCGAGTTCATGTCAGTGGCCGAACTGGCCCGGCTGATGGATCGAAAAGCGGCTGAGTTGATTGCCAAGCTCTTTGAGTTGGGTATGATGGCCACGATCAATCAGCGACTGGATCTTGATACTACCGAGATGATCGCCGCTGAGTTTGGTTTTGAGATCAAGCAAATGGCCGAAGCTGGTGATGTCGCTCGTGAGGACGAACAGGAAGCCAATATGGTGCACCGTGCCCCGGTCGTTACTATTATGGGTCATGTAGATCATGGCAAAACTTCATTGCTGGATTATGTTCGGCATACCAACGTAGTCGCTGGCGAGGCGGGGGCAATTACCCAGCACATCGGAGCCTATGAAATTGACTTCGACGGGAATGGAATCACCTTTTTGGATACTCCCGGACACGAGGCGTTCACCGCTATGCGTGCCCGTGGGACGCAGATTACAGATATCATCGTACTAATCGTCGCGGCCGACGATGGCGTTCAGCCGCAGACCGTCGAGGCTATTGATCATGCTCGGGCCGCGAGCGTACCTATTATAGTGGCCATCAATAAGATAGATAAACCAAATGCCGACCTTGACCAGGTTCGTACCCAGCTGGCTAATCATAATCTCATTTCTGAGGAGTGGGGTGGTAAGACAATCATGGTCGAGATATCGGCCAAGGTGGGTACTGGCGTTGACGATTTGCTTAAGATGATTCTGCTTCAGGCTGAGATGATGGACCTTGAGGCCGACCCCGAAATTAGAGGTCAGGGTGTTATAGTTGACTCTCGTCTCGAAAAGGGAAGAGGGCCGGTAGCTACCGTCTTGATACAGAAAGGTACCTGTAAAGTTACTGACTCGATCGTTGCCGGTGTCTTCAGTGGTCACATTCGAACTATCACTGATGATAAAAACCAGTCAGTCAAATCTGTTGGTCCATCCCGTCCGGCCCAGATAACTGGTCTTGGCGGTGTTCCCCAAGCTGGGGACAGTTTTATGGTAGTGGCGAGTGCGCAGGAAGCCAAGGAAATCTCAATCAAGAGAGCCCAGATCAAGCGCGAGCACGATGCTCGCCGTGCGCATGGGCGTATGACCCTCGACAAGGTGTTCGACCGTATCAAGGAAGGCCAGATCAAGGAACTGCGGCTGATTATTAAGGGAGATGTTGACGGATCGGTAGAAGTGCTTGCCGACACCTTGGGTAAAATTGCTACCGATGAAGTCAAGACGAACATCATCCATATGGCGGTCGGTGCTGTAACCGAGTCTGATGTTCTTCTGGCCACGGCCTCGGATGCTGTTATTATTGGCTTCCAGGTCGGTCCGGATGTCCGGGCACGCGAGGCGGCCAAGAAGGAAAAGGTCGATGTACGCCGGTACGAGGTTATCTATGAGGCCGAGCAGGACGTTCGGAAAGCTCTGGAGGGTATGCTGGCTCCCACGATCTCGGAGAATTTTGTCGGTTCTGCCGAAGTGCGCGATCTCTTCAAAGTACCCAAGATCGGGACTATTGCGGGTTGCTATATCACTACCGGACGTGTACAGCGAAAAGACAAGTGCCGTCTGGTCCGCGACGGCAAGTCAATTTATACCGGTCAGCTTAGTTCTCTTAAGCGGTTCAAGGACGACGCGCGCGAGGTTAAAGAGAGTTTCGAATGTGGCATCGGCCTTGAGAACTACAATGACCTCAAAGTTGGTGATACTCTTGAGTTCTTTGAACTTATTGAAGAGGCTCGAACTTTGGACTCGATCGAGTAG
- a CDS encoding transketolase, with protein MSSAQSKTTLPEYSVDQLRERANYMRGLSEIALCAAGSGHSGGTLSIMDICAALYLGVARHNPAKPDWADRDRIIWSAGHKAPALYTALAVSGYFPEKELVTLRKLTSPLQGHPHAKDLPGVEISSGSLGQGFSVGVGIALAARLDKQEFKTFIISSDGEQQEGSIWEAAMSASHHGLDNLVLIIDKNRLQIDGTTKDVLDIDPLDDKYRSFGWHVLDVDGHDMVDIVAKLDFARNHNDTGKPVVLICNTVKGRGVSFMENEVGWHGRVPNREELDCLLNELGLAGAFDVDSMFAYAQEFDKKAESSVSEAMPKFSRNYWWNASDSMKVEMLPTRLGFGRALERYGDDERIVCIGADISGSINILDFCKNHPDRERRFISVGIAEQNATTIAAGLAKEGKFPVFGTYGVFSSARNLDQLRVSVCYNDLNVFVVGAHGGISVGPDGATHQELEALFQMVGLPNMHVAVPSDAIETEKMTSILLFDVVGPKYLRYAREATPIITNENSPLRFGEANIFRLRDGDAKQLVDAFEIIPASEYENEAEDITVISCGPEVAEALRAACILKEEHGVETRVINMHTIKPLDNEAIIRAATETGAILTAEEHQVGGLGRLVAAAIMCERTLDNRPLPFDMIGIEDRFGESGRPWQLIRKFGVAAEHIASKAIELLKL; from the coding sequence ATGTCATCTGCCCAATCAAAGACAACCCTTCCAGAGTATTCTGTAGACCAATTGCGCGAACGCGCCAACTATATGCGTGGTCTCAGTGAAATTGCACTCTGCGCGGCCGGTTCGGGACATTCCGGGGGTACGCTCAGCATCATGGATATCTGCGCCGCTCTCTATCTCGGAGTTGCCCGCCATAATCCTGCCAAGCCCGACTGGGCTGATCGTGATCGTATCATCTGGTCGGCGGGTCACAAAGCACCAGCCTTGTATACGGCACTGGCTGTCTCTGGTTATTTCCCCGAGAAGGAACTTGTCACACTCCGTAAACTGACTTCGCCCTTGCAGGGTCATCCCCACGCAAAGGATCTACCCGGAGTAGAAATATCTTCGGGATCACTCGGACAGGGTTTTTCGGTGGGAGTCGGAATCGCGTTGGCAGCCAGACTGGACAAACAAGAGTTCAAGACTTTTATAATAAGCTCCGATGGCGAACAGCAGGAGGGCTCGATCTGGGAAGCGGCGATGTCAGCCTCACACCATGGTCTGGACAATCTGGTGTTGATCATCGACAAAAACCGACTCCAGATTGACGGCACCACGAAGGATGTCCTGGACATCGATCCACTCGATGACAAGTATCGTTCCTTCGGCTGGCATGTGCTTGATGTTGATGGTCACGACATGGTTGACATCGTTGCCAAACTTGATTTTGCCCGTAATCATAATGATACCGGTAAACCGGTGGTTCTTATCTGTAATACTGTCAAAGGTAGGGGTGTGTCTTTCATGGAAAACGAGGTGGGCTGGCACGGCAGAGTTCCGAACAGGGAAGAACTTGATTGCCTGCTGAACGAACTCGGACTTGCCGGCGCATTCGACGTCGACTCCATGTTTGCATACGCACAGGAGTTCGATAAAAAGGCTGAGTCTTCAGTCTCCGAGGCTATGCCGAAGTTCTCTCGGAACTACTGGTGGAATGCTTCCGATTCGATGAAAGTTGAGATGTTACCTACTCGTCTGGGTTTCGGTCGAGCGCTTGAGCGGTATGGTGATGATGAACGTATCGTTTGTATCGGTGCCGATATTTCTGGTTCCATCAATATCCTTGATTTCTGTAAGAATCATCCCGATAGAGAAAGGCGTTTCATCTCGGTTGGTATAGCCGAGCAGAATGCTACTACGATTGCGGCTGGTCTCGCCAAAGAGGGTAAGTTTCCCGTGTTCGGCACCTACGGTGTTTTTTCCTCGGCTCGTAACCTCGATCAACTCCGTGTCTCAGTCTGTTACAACGATCTTAATGTGTTTGTCGTTGGTGCGCATGGTGGAATATCGGTTGGTCCGGACGGAGCGACGCATCAGGAACTGGAAGCTCTCTTTCAAATGGTTGGTCTACCCAATATGCATGTGGCCGTGCCGTCTGACGCCATCGAGACCGAGAAGATGACCAGTATATTGCTTTTCGATGTGGTGGGACCAAAATACCTGCGCTACGCTCGTGAAGCCACGCCCATTATCACCAATGAAAACAGCCCTCTCCGGTTCGGAGAAGCCAATATCTTTCGCCTTCGAGATGGCGATGCAAAACAACTCGTCGATGCATTTGAGATTATACCAGCATCTGAATATGAAAATGAAGCCGAGGATATTACGGTGATCTCATGTGGTCCCGAAGTCGCCGAGGCGCTCAGAGCGGCATGTATCCTCAAAGAAGAACATGGTGTTGAGACGCGTGTGATCAATATGCACACTATTAAACCGCTTGATAATGAGGCGATAATCAGAGCCGCCACTGAAACCGGTGCGATTCTGACGGCCGAGGAACATCAGGTGGGTGGTCTGGGACGACTAGTGGCGGCGGCTATTATGTGCGAACGAACCCTGGACAACAGACCGTTGCCATTTGACATGATTGGCATTGAGGATCGTTTCGGCGAGTCAGGGAGACCATGGCAATTGATCAGAAAGTTCGGAGTGGCAGCGGAACACATTGCAAGTAAGGCAATTGAGCTACTAAAGCTATAG
- a CDS encoding C40 family peptidase — protein sequence MRYGWITTNLLDLRAEPGHHSERISQLLFGESIRVGKSESGFLRIRQMDGYSGWVDARFVALIGSKQDYDGYCSCPRRVLVTSKTRIYNTSGRSVAPYVLYYGTHLAIKGKVKQLVRLNLPGRTGLFVKGRNLRPINSSNAKKVTGPRLVAEGRKFLGVPYLWGGVSPMGFDCSGLVQAVYGSYGLVLPRDTVDQVITGCEVAREGVRSGDLLFFDRHVALAIDRNRFIHASRGSGGVRIESLSTEDADYRADLDREFVQARRVLQ from the coding sequence ATGCGATATGGATGGATTACAACCAATCTTCTTGACCTGAGAGCCGAGCCGGGTCACCACAGTGAGCGTATCAGTCAATTACTGTTCGGCGAAAGTATTCGGGTTGGTAAATCAGAATCCGGCTTTTTACGGATTCGACAAATGGATGGTTATTCTGGCTGGGTAGATGCGCGTTTTGTTGCTCTGATTGGTTCTAAACAGGATTACGATGGGTACTGTAGCTGCCCTCGGAGAGTTCTGGTCACCTCGAAGACTCGCATCTACAATACATCTGGTCGATCCGTTGCGCCGTATGTGCTGTACTACGGTACTCATCTCGCCATCAAGGGTAAGGTCAAACAACTGGTTCGCCTTAATCTTCCCGGTCGTACTGGTCTTTTCGTCAAGGGACGAAATCTTCGGCCGATAAACAGTAGTAATGCCAAAAAGGTGACCGGACCTCGATTGGTCGCGGAGGGCAGAAAGTTTCTGGGAGTTCCTTATTTGTGGGGCGGTGTTAGTCCTATGGGTTTTGACTGCTCCGGATTGGTCCAGGCGGTGTACGGTAGCTATGGCTTGGTCCTGCCGCGAGATACTGTGGATCAGGTGATAACAGGCTGTGAGGTTGCGCGTGAGGGTGTAAGAAGTGGTGACCTTTTGTTCTTTGACCGACATGTTGCTTTGGCTATAGATCGCAACCGCTTTATTCATGCCTCGCGTGGGAGTGGTGGAGTGCGGATCGAGTCACTGTCGACTGAAGACGCCGACTACCGGGCCGATCTTGACCGAGAGTTTGTGCAAGCAAGGAGAGTACTTCAATGA
- a CDS encoding N-acetylmuramoyl-L-alanine amidase, with product MLWLPASLSANEEPILTVIYPKDSQVIGATDSTFVFGNIGSISFGDNWSVDINGHCVSVHEGGGFLAYVPVEPGDFEFNVTARLELSDKDLRNRNRQKHDIHSESTTLSATVAVIVPMPLTSFPTDSLQIGSERRLYSGDLDLTTGNRLVVSFQATPGCDVSFSIPGVVDTVPMTEIDPQMQSYWGESVFGIGAVPDSLKIKGIYTGFYDVPNSVRTDSAIRLEYHLAPPCRDSILARYFLSTQLQRDSLDLGNLSLPDTIISAGSSYSVTLNSAEYPFTVRFTDTVQIIRHGPRKGYLALFQPQGVEALAVGRVGEWYMLRFSATQVGWAFHESVEQLPKGDLPPQSHLVSLRTRSYSDRVVLKCALSGKHLFRVEEENRRIIRIRLYGVTSDTDWIRYDANDELIDIITWFQPEPGLYELTLQLTRDIWGYDSYYEGSTFVFQLNRPPQNINRLHGKTIVIDPGHSGDPGAIGATGYTEAEANLGIALVLEKMLRKKGVTVVMTRSDTSHVPLYDRPAIAWAHDADLFISIHNNALPDGVNPFVNNGTSVYYYHPHSLNLARAIHPELVKATDLDDHGLYHGNLAVLRPTQYPAVLVECAFMMIPEQEANLKTGRFRYRIAKGICKGIENFLKEYNREQ from the coding sequence ATGCTGTGGCTGCCAGCCTCATTGTCTGCTAATGAGGAGCCAATTCTTACCGTTATTTACCCCAAAGACAGCCAGGTCATCGGCGCGACAGATTCGACCTTTGTCTTCGGCAACATTGGCTCAATTAGTTTCGGAGATAACTGGAGTGTGGACATAAATGGACACTGTGTATCGGTCCACGAGGGTGGTGGCTTTCTTGCATATGTCCCGGTGGAACCGGGGGATTTTGAGTTCAATGTTACAGCCCGACTTGAGCTCAGCGACAAAGATTTGCGAAATCGTAATCGGCAGAAGCATGATATTCATTCCGAATCTACGACATTATCCGCCACCGTAGCTGTGATCGTTCCGATGCCGCTGACTTCGTTTCCGACAGATTCCCTTCAGATAGGCTCCGAACGTCGTCTATATTCCGGCGATCTCGACCTAACCACCGGTAATCGTCTTGTTGTTTCATTCCAGGCCACACCCGGCTGTGACGTTTCCTTTTCTATACCGGGTGTGGTTGATACTGTGCCCATGACTGAGATCGATCCGCAGATGCAGTCATATTGGGGCGAGTCAGTTTTTGGGATTGGGGCTGTACCAGATTCTTTGAAAATAAAAGGCATCTACACGGGTTTCTACGATGTTCCAAATTCGGTGAGAACAGATAGCGCAATCAGACTTGAATATCATCTTGCACCACCGTGTCGGGATAGCATACTCGCTCGATATTTTCTGTCAACGCAACTCCAGCGCGACAGTCTTGATCTGGGGAATCTATCCTTACCGGACACGATTATCTCCGCCGGCAGTAGCTATTCGGTAACACTCAATAGTGCCGAGTATCCGTTCACAGTTCGTTTTACCGACACGGTGCAAATCATTCGTCACGGACCTCGTAAAGGCTACCTCGCCCTATTTCAGCCGCAGGGTGTCGAGGCTTTAGCGGTTGGCAGGGTAGGGGAGTGGTACATGCTGCGGTTCTCCGCAACACAGGTGGGTTGGGCTTTCCACGAATCTGTTGAACAGTTGCCCAAAGGAGATCTTCCGCCCCAATCCCATCTGGTTTCTCTTCGCACTCGCAGTTATTCTGACCGAGTGGTATTGAAGTGTGCTCTTTCTGGCAAGCACTTGTTTAGAGTTGAGGAAGAGAATCGTCGCATTATTCGTATTCGCCTCTACGGCGTGACCAGCGACACTGACTGGATACGCTACGATGCCAATGATGAACTGATTGACATTATCACTTGGTTCCAGCCTGAACCGGGGCTATATGAACTGACTCTTCAACTCACTCGGGATATATGGGGGTACGACAGCTACTACGAGGGCAGTACTTTTGTGTTCCAGCTCAACCGTCCCCCGCAGAATATTAACCGTCTGCACGGCAAAACCATCGTTATCGATCCTGGCCATTCGGGGGATCCCGGGGCAATAGGAGCGACCGGATATACCGAAGCGGAAGCTAATCTTGGCATCGCGCTGGTGCTGGAAAAGATGCTTCGTAAGAAGGGCGTCACAGTGGTGATGACTCGTTCCGACACCAGCCATGTCCCCCTTTATGATCGACCGGCTATTGCCTGGGCACACGATGCCGATCTGTTCATATCGATTCACAACAATGCTCTGCCGGATGGCGTGAATCCGTTTGTCAATAACGGCACATCGGTATATTACTATCATCCCCATTCGTTGAACCTGGCTCGTGCTATCCACCCTGAGTTGGTGAAGGCTACCGATCTGGACGATCATGGCCTGTATCATGGCAACCTTGCTGTCCTTAGGCCTACCCAGTATCCGGCGGTTCTGGTAGAGTGCGCATTTATGATGATTCCAGAGCAGGAAGCAAACCTCAAGACAGGCCGCTTTCGCTATCGAATTGCCAAGGGGATATGTAAAGGAATTGAGAACTTCCTCAAGGAGTACAATCGTGAGCAATGA
- the rbfA gene encoding 30S ribosome-binding factor RbfA, producing the protein MRQFRRSTRLGEQILRDISTLLETELSENLSAMVTFTNVRLTNDLREATVYYSVLGQEHDRREADRYLQQQAGKIRGAIGRNLRVRHIPELRFKFDPSVEEGLRIERLLNEINNDTR; encoded by the coding sequence GTGAGACAGTTTCGAAGATCAACCCGACTGGGTGAGCAAATCCTGCGGGATATTTCCACTCTGCTTGAGACCGAGCTTTCGGAAAACCTCTCAGCTATGGTAACCTTTACCAATGTGCGTCTGACCAATGACCTTCGTGAGGCGACTGTATACTATTCCGTTTTGGGTCAGGAGCATGATCGCCGCGAAGCAGATAGGTACCTTCAGCAACAGGCCGGGAAGATCCGGGGAGCAATCGGACGCAACTTACGGGTGAGACACATCCCGGAACTGAGATTCAAGTTTGATCCATCAGTTGAAGAAGGCCTTCGCATTGAGCGTTTACTCAATGAGATAAATAATGACACGCGCTAG
- the nusA gene encoding transcription termination factor NusA, producing MAFDMIEAMTLIAREKNLEFDAVLDTLQVSLLAAAKKKYTFTDNISFRFDRAANELLMIATKQVVAEIEDANIEITLAEAQDMDPEAEVGDEIEIYIDYEMEFGRNAIMAAKQILIQKVREAESDRIYNEFIDKVNTLVSGVVQQIDKGNVIVNLGRGEAILPVKEQIPREKFRQGDRIRAFILDVQRSMRGPQIILSRVSAEFVRLLFALEVPEIYERVIEIKKIAREPGERSKVAVLSSDDRVDPVGACVGIKGVRVQSIVRELNNERIDIVPYSSNSELFVTRALAPARVVNIDIDHNETKMTVAVEDEKLSLAIGRNGQNARLASKLTGWKVNIVSETDYNESQHREAEMLMPIAQLDGVGAKLQERLIEIDISSVQRLAQTSLESLVKVEGLGPKSAEKLSERAKAMVAEIEKEYAQRKKEEEKSDEVEDKKEEEKLTAEDVFIDDDSYVTEVDDVPEATAPDFDDVEEESVEASVTDDEMPEEETESK from the coding sequence ATGGCCTTTGACATGATTGAAGCGATGACTCTTATCGCTCGCGAGAAAAACCTCGAGTTTGATGCTGTACTTGATACTTTGCAGGTCAGTCTTCTGGCTGCTGCCAAGAAGAAATACACCTTTACCGATAATATCTCATTTCGGTTCGATCGTGCGGCGAATGAACTGCTTATGATTGCGACCAAGCAGGTTGTTGCCGAGATCGAGGACGCCAATATTGAAATCACATTGGCCGAAGCCCAGGATATGGACCCTGAGGCTGAAGTCGGTGATGAAATCGAGATTTACATCGACTACGAGATGGAGTTTGGTCGTAACGCCATCATGGCTGCTAAACAGATACTGATCCAGAAAGTCCGCGAAGCCGAGAGTGATCGTATTTATAATGAGTTCATCGACAAGGTGAACACACTGGTATCGGGTGTGGTGCAGCAGATTGACAAGGGTAACGTTATTGTTAATCTGGGACGGGGCGAGGCCATTCTTCCCGTCAAAGAGCAGATTCCTCGGGAGAAGTTCCGACAGGGGGATCGTATTCGTGCCTTTATCCTGGATGTACAAAGATCCATGCGCGGTCCTCAGATTATTCTGTCACGGGTGAGTGCCGAGTTTGTCCGGCTACTCTTTGCATTGGAGGTTCCTGAGATATACGAGAGAGTCATCGAGATTAAGAAGATCGCTCGGGAACCTGGCGAACGGTCCAAGGTGGCTGTGCTGTCATCGGATGACCGCGTAGATCCAGTCGGTGCCTGTGTGGGCATTAAGGGTGTACGGGTGCAGTCGATCGTAAGAGAGCTCAACAACGAACGCATTGATATCGTGCCTTATTCCTCCAATTCCGAGCTATTTGTGACCCGTGCCCTGGCCCCGGCCAGGGTTGTCAATATCGATATCGATCATAATGAAACCAAGATGACGGTTGCTGTGGAAGATGAGAAGCTGTCGCTGGCTATCGGTCGCAACGGACAGAATGCCAGACTAGCGTCCAAGCTTACAGGCTGGAAAGTCAACATTGTATCGGAAACGGATTACAATGAATCCCAGCATCGTGAAGCCGAGATGCTAATGCCAATTGCTCAGCTTGACGGTGTGGGGGCAAAGCTCCAGGAGCGCCTCATCGAAATCGATATCAGTTCGGTGCAGAGATTGGCGCAGACTTCTTTGGAGTCTCTGGTCAAGGTTGAAGGGCTGGGTCCCAAATCAGCTGAGAAGCTGAGTGAACGGGCCAAGGCGATGGTTGCAGAGATCGAGAAAGAATATGCCCAACGTAAGAAGGAAGAAGAGAAGAGTGATGAAGTTGAGGATAAGAAAGAAGAAGAGAAGCTTACAGCCGAAGATGTCTTCATAGATGACGACAGCTACGTCACAGAAGTTGATGATGTACCTGAAGCAACAGCTCCTGATTTTGACGACGTAGAGGAAGAAAGTGTTGAGGCGAGTGTTACTGATGACGAGATGCCCGAAGAGGAAACGGAATCGAAGTGA